The Rubricoccus marinus nucleotide sequence TCGCCAGCGGCGGTCTCGATGGTAAACGGGCGGCTGGGATCGCTCTCGACGTCGAAAAACGCCTCGCCCGTGAGCGCGTACGTCCGCTCGTCGCCCTGCCGCACCAGCTGGCTCTGCGGGCGTAGCGCGACCGTGGATCCGTCCGGCCCGGTCCACGTCTCGATCTCGCCAGAGGCGGATGCGACGACGGCTGGCGTGCTTCTCTCAACCCATTGCAGCGCTGCCCACGACCCCACGCCCAACACGAGAAGCGCCGCCGCCACGGCTCCCACCCATCGCGGGACACGTGTCGGCACGCCTCGTGCAGGGGCCCGGTCCGGCGCCCTCGCGGGCCGGGAGACGCCGGCCTCTGGCGCGAGCCCCGTTTGCGCCGCGATGGCCTCCCATATCCGCGCCGACGCCTCTGGCGCCACGTCGGGCGCCAGAGGCTGGAGGGAATCGAGCGCCGCGTGGAGCGGGTCCGCTGCGTCGGGAGCCTGCCTGGCGTCGAGGCGCCGGGCGAGGTCCAGGTCGCGAGGGGACAGGCCGCGGGGGTCGGGAGCGTCAGGCACGTGAGGGAGAGAACCGCGCCCGGGCCTCTGGCGGCCCGGGCGCGAGGGGATTAGGTGCGGCTCGTGGCGCCGTCGCCGAGCGAGATCCGGTAGGCGCCGCGCAGGCCGAGAATGCGCAAGAGGCCGCGCTCCGTTCCGTCGAGCGTGATGGTGCCTTCCACCTCGCGCTCAACCGTCCGGTCTCCGCGTACCACCTCCATGGTGAGCGTGTAGCTCAGCTCGCCAGAGGCCGCGTAGCCCGTGCCGTCGGCGGCAGGGACGAGCTCGATGCCTGTGCCGGTAAGCGTGATGTCGAACTCGCGGGAGCCGTCGCCGCGTGGGCCCGTGCGGGTGCTGGTGCCGCTGCGCTGCTGCTCCACGCTGAAGACCGCGGGCGAGGCGGCGTCGCCCAGGCCCGTGAGCGACCAGTCGCTGGACTGCTCGAACGTGGAGGCGGCGGAGAACTCGCCGCGGCTCATGGAGACGGAGCCCTCGCGCTCGCCGTCGAAGCCGACCGAGGCGACGCTCTCCCAGTTGGCGTCGGGACGCGCGACGAAGCCGCCGCTGGCGTCGCGGAACTGGTAGAGAAGCGTAGCGGCGTAGCTGCGCTCACCGACGGGGTTGGACTGCGAGCACGCGTAGGTCACGGTGTGCGTGCCGGTCCCGGCGTCGTAGGAGACGGACTGATCGCCGCCGCGGCAGGCGACCGCGCGGCGGTTGCCGCGCACGGAGCGTGGGCCTTCGCTCAGGCCGTTCGGAGAAACGGAGGCGGTGAGGTCGGAGGCAGAGGCGAGCAGGCCGCCGGTGTCCTCGGCCAGCGCGTCGGCCACGAGGTACGCGGCTTCGGTCTGCTCGGTCTCGGTGAGGTCCGCCGTGGCGTCGTCGATGGAGGCGTCGCAGGCGGTGAGGGTGAGCGCAAAG carries:
- a CDS encoding FecR domain-containing protein; translation: MPDAPDPRGLSPRDLDLARRLDARQAPDAADPLHAALDSLQPLAPDVAPEASARIWEAIAAQTGLAPEAGVSRPARAPDRAPARGVPTRVPRWVGAVAAALLVLGVGSWAALQWVERSTPAVVASASGEIETWTGPDGSTVALRPQSQLVRQGDERTYALTGEAFFDVESDPSRPFTIETAAGDVRVLGTRFNVSTWGGETHVYVEEGRVEVSSRSNALVLNAGEGGVLLGASAERLRSPEAETFLDWQRGEAVFSRESVQRVASEIEHHFAVVVRLPPGVGRETVSGVIALDSAPQALEQLGRILGGTFQREGGAYRFARP